From a single Lentisphaera profundi genomic region:
- a CDS encoding WecB/TagA/CpsF family glycosyltransferase produces MIITNTDIFKIPVSTLNKTETINAIHELVRRYEREAKAQYVATLNMDFLANCFHTFSLKVKNQELYETLQTADLVTADGMPIVCLGKMKNASMKERVTGADLVFDIAKYSALLGHKIFYIGESKKLCKRAHVALKEQYPRLNAAGFASPMVSDVGEILDDVGLIEKINNSGAKILLLGLGNPKQEMFFRRYKKDLKIPVSIGIGGSYNFISGRVLRAPKLLQNIGMEWAYRLCKEPGKLWKRYFSQILLLISFMIHGRLNILKFLGYHLFDLQKGQEVLDGSIRVMGRLNDKMVENIYQLFNECKFTTVALSDLTLAEGHSLWKLRKICRIYGVELIQAKKHREHQKPRQWLRRKTKSLITRVM; encoded by the coding sequence ATGATCATTACAAATACAGATATTTTCAAAATCCCCGTATCGACCTTAAATAAAACTGAAACTATTAATGCGATACATGAATTAGTTAGACGTTATGAAAGAGAAGCCAAAGCTCAATACGTTGCGACACTCAATATGGACTTTCTTGCGAACTGTTTCCACACCTTCAGTCTTAAAGTTAAGAATCAAGAACTCTATGAGACACTCCAAACAGCAGATCTCGTAACAGCAGATGGGATGCCGATTGTTTGTTTAGGAAAAATGAAAAATGCCTCAATGAAAGAGCGTGTGACAGGTGCAGATCTCGTCTTTGATATTGCGAAATATTCGGCTCTTTTGGGACATAAAATATTTTATATTGGTGAGAGTAAAAAACTTTGTAAAAGAGCCCATGTAGCATTAAAAGAGCAATATCCCCGACTTAACGCGGCGGGCTTTGCGAGTCCAATGGTCTCTGATGTGGGAGAGATTTTAGATGATGTTGGCCTCATTGAAAAAATTAATAATTCAGGGGCAAAGATTCTATTACTTGGATTGGGAAACCCCAAACAAGAGATGTTTTTTCGTCGTTATAAAAAAGACTTAAAAATCCCTGTGAGCATAGGTATCGGTGGAAGTTATAATTTTATAAGTGGTCGTGTTTTGCGAGCACCGAAATTGCTCCAGAATATCGGGATGGAGTGGGCTTATCGTCTTTGTAAAGAACCGGGAAAATTATGGAAGCGTTACTTCAGTCAGATTCTGCTTTTAATTTCTTTTATGATTCATGGGCGCTTGAATATCCTAAAATTTTTAGGTTATCATCTCTTCGATTTACAGAAAGGTCAAGAAGTATTGGATGGCTCGATTCGAGTTATGGGTCGCTTAAATGATAAAATGGTGGAGAATATTTATCAATTATTTAATGAGTGTAAATTCACCACGGTAGCTCTCAGTGACTTAACATTAGCAGAGGGACATAGCTTGTGGAAACTTCGAAAAATCTGTCGTATCTACGGCGTTGAACTGATCCAGGCTAAGAAGCACAGAGAGCATCAAAAACCAAGACAATGGTTAAGAAGAAAAACCAAGTCATTGATTACACGTGTTATGTAA
- a CDS encoding polysaccharide biosynthesis/export family protein yields MKFLIIAILVFLSSCTTHRKPIKLTGYPKLEQQAKAPQKIIDPKYFSPYKLERSRVDVGDELEISVFGQDNTLSSVTVAPDGKVYYLYGVTVQGAGLFIEEIADSIKIKLNKLFNNPEVSILPQKVHSSNFSIIGKIRAPGQYKLLSSLTLRQAINQAGGLTDGVFRGTTVKVASLKKSFIIRDEKKIPVNFHALIEKGDASQNVFIHPGDYIYIASGLSQEVYIMGAVTSAYPAAYNDEMTIISLLASNGSGLKKSAYIKQVLILRGDLQDPVVYQIDLAAVLNGDEHDIYLQPGDIIFVPEKPYKFLAELTELACNVFASSFGRRLGRDFSEDVLGLEAE; encoded by the coding sequence ATGAAATTTTTAATTATAGCAATTCTCGTATTCCTCAGTTCTTGTACGACTCACAGGAAGCCTATTAAATTGACTGGCTATCCCAAACTCGAACAGCAAGCCAAAGCTCCTCAAAAAATTATTGACCCCAAGTACTTTTCTCCTTATAAATTAGAAAGAAGTCGCGTGGATGTTGGCGATGAATTAGAGATCTCTGTCTTTGGCCAAGATAATACTCTCAGTTCTGTCACCGTGGCTCCCGATGGCAAAGTTTACTACCTTTATGGTGTAACTGTTCAAGGTGCGGGTTTATTTATAGAAGAGATAGCAGACTCCATTAAAATTAAGCTTAATAAGCTGTTTAATAATCCTGAGGTTTCGATCTTACCACAGAAAGTACACAGTAGTAATTTTTCAATCATCGGTAAGATACGAGCTCCAGGGCAATACAAGCTTTTAAGCTCGCTCACACTTCGTCAAGCGATTAATCAGGCGGGTGGATTGACCGATGGCGTTTTTCGAGGGACTACAGTGAAAGTAGCCTCATTAAAAAAATCTTTCATTATACGTGATGAGAAGAAAATTCCAGTAAATTTTCATGCTCTTATTGAAAAAGGTGACGCGAGTCAAAATGTGTTTATTCATCCAGGTGATTATATTTATATTGCTTCCGGTTTATCTCAAGAAGTCTATATAATGGGTGCAGTGACATCTGCGTATCCTGCCGCTTATAATGATGAAATGACCATCATCAGTCTCCTAGCTTCAAATGGTAGTGGTTTGAAAAAATCAGCTTATATCAAGCAGGTTTTGATTTTACGTGGTGATCTACAGGATCCCGTGGTTTATCAGATTGATCTTGCCGCGGTATTAAATGGCGATGAGCATGATATATATTTACAGCCTGGGGATATCATTTTTGTACCAGAAAAACCGTACAAGTTTCTTGCGGAGCTCACTGAATTAGCCTGCAATGTATTTGCCTCATCTTTTGGTCGTCGTCTTGGGCGAGATTTTTCTGAAGATGTATTAGGCTTGGAGGCAGAGTAA
- a CDS encoding polysaccharide biosynthesis/export family protein, with protein sequence MKILFIIMFILTSSISANEATTGLETTQASKENNEVKALNEKPVKEYLLGNGDVIKVSIYGIFRAERTLIINSHGYISFLLTGPVKASGKSINSLREEIELIIRKKRKHIIISVVPISFNSQSYTIGGQIKFPGKKVLNGNVSILQAIADAGGFKSGEFRNSTVDLADLQHAFLMREGKQLEVDFTALVLEGKTKYDIKLRNGDYLHIPSALSKKVYTLGEVNYPRQIMYLNRLTLLQAITESRGIKEYASPNVVIIRGSLSNPEKLIFNMNDILHGKTADVLLKPGDIVFVPEDSSADLQRLVKVAIRAFVQTVASSAAANAIDDNYQNN encoded by the coding sequence ATGAAAATCTTATTTATCATAATGTTCATTTTAACAAGTAGTATCTCTGCTAATGAGGCGACTACAGGGCTTGAAACTACTCAAGCATCTAAAGAAAATAATGAAGTTAAGGCACTTAATGAAAAACCTGTAAAAGAATACCTCCTCGGAAATGGTGATGTTATCAAGGTGAGTATTTACGGGATTTTTCGAGCCGAAAGAACTCTCATCATTAATTCTCATGGCTACATTTCATTTTTACTTACTGGTCCAGTGAAAGCTAGCGGTAAATCGATCAATTCTCTACGCGAAGAAATTGAACTTATCATTCGTAAAAAACGTAAACATATCATTATAAGCGTCGTCCCTATTTCATTTAATAGTCAGAGTTACACGATTGGTGGGCAAATAAAATTTCCAGGAAAAAAAGTACTGAATGGCAATGTGAGTATTCTTCAAGCAATTGCCGATGCTGGAGGTTTTAAGAGTGGCGAATTTCGTAACTCTACAGTGGATTTAGCGGATTTACAGCATGCCTTCCTAATGCGTGAAGGTAAGCAGTTAGAGGTTGATTTCACGGCCTTAGTCCTAGAGGGCAAAACGAAATATGATATAAAGCTGCGCAATGGTGATTATCTGCATATTCCTAGTGCTCTTTCCAAAAAAGTTTATACCCTTGGCGAAGTCAATTACCCTAGACAAATTATGTATCTCAATCGTTTAACTCTACTTCAAGCAATTACAGAATCGAGAGGGATCAAGGAATATGCTTCGCCTAATGTAGTGATCATTAGAGGCTCTCTCAGCAATCCAGAAAAATTGATTTTTAACATGAATGATATCCTTCATGGTAAGACAGCCGATGTGCTTCTTAAACCTGGAGACATTGTTTTTGTTCCAGAAGATTCAAGCGCTGATTTACAGCGCTTGGTGAAAGTGGCAATCAGAGCCTTTGTACAAACAGTAGCATCATCGGCAGCAGCTAATGCAATCGACGATAATTATCAAAATAACTAG
- a CDS encoding polysaccharide pyruvyl transferase family protein, giving the protein MKILLAGVPFGRNNIGDEAILEGMVTMLRSIEPAVEICVSTDMQKETRDVLNVETCPLLGFSHVDYSREEAESIIQQQDLFIWSGATGLSDYPDDAMTLVSICRKVNTPVVIFGTGMNSELNPAKFQLQAGRKKDLFRKLSQLTFGTVDFSYIYEKRKLATMLATMKANLAYPRLIALRNEDSQQNLKTHCPGIKSQLGVDLALVLDSDESVFERLDKHTQELLGQDRKKIGLCISAQRQLNNLDEFAARVDEWIVKYEANVFLIAMNPITDAALMETIRKQLRNKQNCTLVKACLQPREVVALSARMDTVISSRLHLLILASINHVPLIGISRGSKVDTFLKRFGLQSCGSVEAVDLAKIDTELKKFFNNPLEFKLKSKKVRAQMLNNQKVALDMLHHVLHEIKENIHACTA; this is encoded by the coding sequence ATGAAGATATTATTAGCAGGAGTTCCGTTTGGCAGAAACAATATTGGAGATGAAGCCATTTTAGAGGGCATGGTCACCATGCTTAGGTCTATAGAGCCCGCTGTCGAAATATGTGTTAGCACAGACATGCAAAAGGAGACGCGTGATGTCCTAAATGTAGAGACCTGTCCACTCCTAGGTTTTAGTCATGTCGATTATTCAAGAGAAGAAGCAGAAAGCATTATTCAGCAACAGGACCTCTTTATTTGGAGTGGCGCAACGGGGCTCTCGGATTACCCCGATGATGCCATGACTTTAGTCAGTATTTGTCGCAAAGTAAATACACCAGTAGTTATTTTTGGAACGGGGATGAATAGCGAATTAAACCCTGCAAAATTTCAGCTGCAGGCAGGGCGAAAAAAAGATCTCTTTAGGAAGTTAAGTCAGCTTACTTTTGGTACAGTCGATTTCTCGTACATCTATGAAAAAAGAAAGCTTGCCACAATGCTAGCAACAATGAAAGCCAATTTAGCTTATCCGCGTCTCATAGCATTGAGAAATGAAGATAGTCAACAAAACTTGAAGACTCATTGCCCCGGAATAAAATCACAATTAGGTGTAGACCTTGCTTTGGTACTGGATAGTGATGAGAGTGTGTTTGAGCGTTTGGATAAACACACCCAAGAACTCTTAGGGCAAGATAGGAAAAAAATTGGTCTTTGTATTTCGGCTCAACGTCAGCTTAATAATCTTGATGAATTTGCCGCTAGAGTGGATGAATGGATCGTAAAATATGAAGCCAATGTATTTTTAATTGCGATGAATCCAATAACAGATGCGGCACTTATGGAGACGATTAGAAAGCAATTAAGAAATAAGCAAAATTGCACCTTGGTAAAAGCATGTCTTCAGCCCCGAGAAGTTGTAGCACTCAGTGCTCGCATGGATACAGTGATTAGTAGCCGTTTACATCTACTCATTCTTGCGTCAATTAATCACGTTCCACTAATTGGAATTAGTCGTGGTAGTAAAGTTGACACCTTTTTGAAACGTTTTGGTCTCCAATCGTGTGGATCTGTAGAAGCTGTAGACTTAGCAAAGATAGATACTGAACTTAAGAAATTCTTTAATAATCCTTTAGAGTTTAAGCTCAAAAGTAAGAAAGTTCGTGCGCAAATGTTAAATAATCAAAAAGTGGCACTGGATATGCTTCATCATGTTTTACATGAAATAAAGGAGAATATCCATGCCTGTACAGCTTAA
- a CDS encoding glycosyltransferase family 4 protein → MSKEAKEKLKLKGGSPLCMPMFFRLLFGKSPSIIHTHVQHRLGGIARTVAKLKKIPYVVSLHGNYLTLPQSEATKMMKPFKGKLEWGKVFGFIFGARKTVSDADAVICVDRNEYDKLTELYPHKHIVYMPNGVEIEKFAGHTGQAFKDKINLKSDEEYILCLSRIDFQKNQRLLIKAFAEYSKNHTKHKLLIVGPITVEDYHHKILQDIRDYNLEDKVIIIPGFEPNDPMLAEAYAGADFFVLPSRHEPFGIVILEAWASGTPVIASRLPGIEAFSSDKENIVHFESEDSADLLLKMNSLDDESFKNNIQVAATLEVQNYSWSHVVSELQNLYQILIAAKGGLK, encoded by the coding sequence CTGAGTAAAGAAGCGAAAGAAAAACTTAAACTCAAGGGTGGTAGCCCGCTCTGTATGCCGATGTTTTTCCGACTCTTATTTGGGAAGAGTCCCTCGATCATACATACACATGTACAACATCGTTTAGGTGGTATTGCGAGAACAGTAGCGAAATTAAAAAAAATCCCCTATGTAGTGAGCCTTCATGGTAATTATTTGACCCTACCGCAATCAGAAGCGACAAAAATGATGAAGCCCTTTAAAGGGAAACTTGAATGGGGAAAAGTTTTTGGCTTTATCTTTGGCGCGCGAAAAACAGTCTCTGATGCCGATGCCGTTATCTGTGTTGATCGCAATGAATATGATAAACTAACAGAACTTTATCCGCACAAGCATATTGTTTATATGCCCAATGGAGTGGAAATTGAAAAATTTGCAGGGCATACGGGCCAAGCCTTTAAAGATAAAATCAATTTAAAGAGTGACGAAGAGTATATACTCTGTTTATCACGTATTGATTTTCAGAAAAATCAGCGACTTTTGATTAAAGCTTTCGCAGAATACAGCAAAAACCATACAAAGCATAAACTACTTATTGTGGGTCCCATTACAGTAGAAGATTATCACCATAAAATTCTGCAGGATATAAGGGATTATAATCTCGAAGATAAAGTCATCATCATACCAGGATTTGAGCCTAACGACCCGATGCTTGCAGAAGCCTATGCAGGAGCTGATTTTTTTGTTCTGCCCTCTCGTCATGAACCCTTTGGTATCGTAATTTTAGAAGCGTGGGCTTCAGGAACACCAGTAATTGCTTCAAGACTACCTGGTATAGAGGCCTTCAGTTCTGACAAGGAAAATATCGTACATTTTGAGAGTGAAGATTCAGCTGATCTTCTCCTTAAAATGAATAGTCTAGATGATGAATCTTTTAAAAATAATATTCAAGTAGCAGCCACTCTAGAGGTCCAAAATTATAGTTGGTCTCATGTGGTTTCGGAACTACAGAATCTTTATCAAATACTGATTGCCGCTAAGGGAGGTCTCAAATGA
- a CDS encoding glycosyltransferase family 4 protein, which translates to MNIALSSFVLQQGKSGVARYIIDLVKAMNGVNNLENIKLLLPENDSHLIERDSNLSFNISKACVANPVLNILWHNTYLPMSNLLNSVDLLHVPSYRRIPFVKKCPLIATVHDLATFNIDGKYDKMRMFYNRKIVPSLIRRCDRLITVSEFSKNDIVKFIGYDADKIDVIYSGIDHQLFYPRNKDHAKAIIAKEYGFEAPFFTYVSRIEPKGKNHFRLLEAFEKFKKRHPSDYKLLLVGSDWNGAEAFHRRVADSPVKDDVVFTGFIANEMLPIIYSAAELCVYPSLFEGFGFPVIEAMACGAPVICSNTSSLREISIDRVPNFDPYNVDEIYTCMRDTIGKQDFNQDINKNLAYAKTFRWENTAQNVVSSYEKCLASI; encoded by the coding sequence ATGAATATAGCCTTATCATCTTTTGTACTTCAACAAGGTAAAAGCGGGGTTGCTCGCTACATAATAGACTTGGTGAAAGCCATGAATGGGGTCAATAATTTGGAAAACATAAAGTTATTGCTTCCTGAAAATGATAGTCACCTCATTGAACGTGATAGCAATTTATCTTTTAATATTTCAAAAGCTTGTGTAGCTAATCCAGTATTGAATATTTTATGGCACAACACCTATTTACCGATGTCTAATCTACTCAATTCAGTTGATCTCTTGCATGTGCCTAGCTACAGACGAATTCCCTTTGTAAAAAAATGTCCTCTCATTGCAACTGTCCATGACTTAGCCACGTTTAATATTGATGGCAAGTATGATAAAATGAGAATGTTCTATAATCGTAAGATAGTCCCAAGTCTTATTAGACGTTGTGATCGTCTGATCACAGTAAGTGAATTTTCAAAGAATGATATTGTGAAATTCATTGGTTACGATGCCGATAAAATAGATGTCATCTATTCAGGGATAGATCACCAACTTTTTTATCCTCGAAATAAAGATCACGCAAAAGCAATAATCGCTAAAGAATATGGCTTTGAAGCACCTTTTTTCACTTATGTTTCTCGGATTGAACCCAAGGGGAAAAACCATTTTCGACTCTTAGAGGCCTTTGAAAAATTCAAGAAAAGACATCCGAGTGATTACAAACTTTTACTCGTAGGATCTGATTGGAATGGAGCCGAAGCATTTCATAGACGCGTTGCGGACTCTCCCGTTAAAGATGATGTGGTTTTTACTGGCTTTATTGCGAATGAAATGCTACCCATAATTTATTCGGCCGCAGAACTCTGTGTCTATCCGTCATTATTTGAAGGTTTTGGTTTTCCTGTTATCGAAGCTATGGCCTGCGGAGCTCCCGTTATTTGTTCGAATACGAGTTCTTTACGTGAAATCTCAATTGATCGAGTTCCCAACTTTGATCCTTATAATGTGGATGAAATTTACACTTGTATGAGAGATACTATAGGCAAGCAAGATTTTAATCAAGATATTAATAAAAATCTTGCATATGCAAAGACTTTCCGCTGGGAAAATACGGCCCAGAATGTGGTGAGCTCTTATGAAAAATGTTTAGCCAGTATCTAG
- a CDS encoding nitroreductase family protein: protein MTASLKSTIKFYLNFVPTYLALYRQVLYDWHRFKKYSSYSMSIFFLQSNGRVKTAEQLSALVQADAHKIEKALAITNPRPGFGVAVVKRLRKNMLEYYHRFNFNSRLEIAYSTLLKYIDFNKKQQSLDEDLEQLILQIEEEITELKMLDHKAAGLIEFSKKDYHQNSKKDLENFFMGRYSIRQFSDEEVSMALLKKAVQLAAKTPSVCNRQSYHAFIFQGREKAQSVLSYQLGNRGFGEQVDSVITVTADLSCFFSATERNQAWIDGGLYAMSLMYALHSLGLGCCPLNWSVEPKRDCALKDASGISHSHSIIMMIAIGHLQDNFKVAKSKRKPMNELCTVIESPIKASSL, encoded by the coding sequence ATGACAGCAAGTTTAAAATCTACGATTAAATTCTATCTGAATTTTGTACCAACATATCTAGCCTTATACAGGCAGGTACTTTATGATTGGCACCGTTTTAAGAAATACTCATCTTATAGCATGTCTATTTTTTTTCTGCAATCCAACGGTCGCGTTAAAACTGCGGAACAACTTTCTGCCTTGGTTCAAGCAGATGCACATAAAATTGAAAAGGCTTTAGCCATTACAAATCCACGTCCAGGATTTGGCGTGGCAGTGGTAAAACGCCTTAGAAAAAACATGCTTGAGTACTACCACCGTTTTAACTTTAATTCACGTCTAGAAATAGCGTATAGTACACTTCTTAAATATATTGATTTCAATAAAAAACAGCAAAGTCTGGATGAAGATCTGGAGCAACTTATTCTACAAATTGAAGAAGAAATTACAGAGCTTAAAATGCTCGATCACAAGGCTGCGGGGCTCATTGAATTTAGTAAAAAAGACTACCATCAAAATAGTAAAAAAGACCTTGAGAACTTTTTTATGGGGCGTTATTCCATTCGTCAATTTTCGGATGAAGAAGTATCCATGGCGCTCTTAAAGAAAGCTGTACAATTAGCAGCGAAAACTCCTAGTGTATGCAATCGCCAGTCCTACCATGCTTTCATATTTCAAGGCCGTGAAAAAGCTCAGAGTGTTCTTTCTTATCAGTTGGGAAATCGGGGTTTTGGAGAACAGGTCGATTCTGTGATTACAGTGACAGCGGATTTATCCTGTTTTTTCTCAGCTACTGAGCGCAATCAAGCTTGGATTGATGGAGGGCTCTATGCAATGAGTCTAATGTATGCCTTACATTCTCTTGGCCTAGGTTGCTGTCCTCTTAACTGGAGTGTTGAGCCCAAAAGAGATTGCGCATTAAAAGATGCTTCGGGAATTTCCCATTCACATTCAATCATTATGATGATTGCCATTGGTCATTTACAAGACAATTTTAAAGTGGCAAAATCTAAACGTAAACCAATGAATGAGCTATGCACTGTGATCGAATCGCCCATTAAAGCAAGCTCCTTATAA